One genomic segment of Pseudoalteromonas sp. GCY includes these proteins:
- a CDS encoding Na+/H+ antiporter NhaC family protein, which translates to MTEPSAISIIPPVVVLTLAIILRRPILSLVLGALVGLALLDPATVLANFADASLKVMGDETIGWLILVCGTFGALIALLVHTGGALAFGRNALKMAKGPKSSLLMTYFLGVIIFIDDYLNALTVGETMRRVTDKFKISREMLAYVVDSTAAPICVLVPLSTWAVFFGGLLVDNGVAGEGQGISTYIQAIPYMLYAWVAVIMVPLVIFGVVPLFGPMKKAELAAKQGQPALEQVDLEEVHTPDNYAAKAIEQEFEQADTQGKLVNFLVPIGLLVAFTVYFDIDVWKGLLATLAVTIPFYMVQRLMPLADMLEQMINGFKCMLPAIGTVIAAFIFKDVCDQLLLPQYVINALSPYMTAGLLPAMVFLSMAILAFATGSSWGIFAVTIPIVMPLAVAVDANIPLVIGALLSASSFGSQACFYSDSTVLAAQGSDCNLVSHAITQLPYALIAAAIAFVGFLIIA; encoded by the coding sequence ATGACTGAGCCGAGTGCAATTAGCATCATTCCCCCAGTCGTCGTATTGACGCTTGCAATTATCTTACGTCGTCCTATCTTGTCCCTTGTTTTAGGGGCGCTTGTAGGACTCGCATTGTTAGACCCTGCCACCGTATTGGCAAATTTTGCTGATGCTTCGCTAAAAGTGATGGGCGATGAAACCATCGGCTGGCTTATTCTGGTATGTGGTACGTTTGGTGCCTTGATAGCATTGTTGGTGCACACGGGTGGTGCCTTAGCATTTGGCCGCAATGCACTGAAAATGGCAAAAGGGCCAAAGTCGTCTTTGCTTATGACTTATTTTTTGGGTGTGATCATTTTTATTGATGACTATCTCAATGCGCTGACGGTCGGTGAGACGATGCGCCGCGTTACCGATAAGTTTAAGATTTCTAGGGAAATGCTTGCCTATGTAGTGGATTCAACCGCTGCGCCTATCTGTGTTTTAGTACCACTTTCGACTTGGGCAGTGTTCTTTGGCGGTTTGTTGGTTGATAACGGTGTCGCGGGAGAAGGACAGGGGATCAGCACGTATATTCAGGCGATCCCTTACATGCTGTATGCTTGGGTGGCCGTGATTATGGTACCACTGGTGATATTTGGTGTTGTGCCATTATTTGGCCCGATGAAAAAAGCAGAGCTTGCAGCTAAGCAAGGGCAACCAGCGCTTGAGCAGGTTGATTTGGAAGAAGTACATACGCCGGATAACTATGCTGCAAAAGCCATTGAGCAGGAGTTTGAACAAGCCGACACTCAAGGCAAACTGGTTAACTTTTTGGTGCCCATTGGTTTGCTGGTGGCGTTTACGGTGTATTTTGACATTGATGTATGGAAAGGCTTGTTAGCGACTTTGGCTGTGACTATCCCATTTTATATGGTGCAAAGATTGATGCCGCTTGCAGACATGCTTGAGCAAATGATCAATGGTTTTAAATGCATGCTACCCGCGATAGGAACGGTTATCGCCGCATTTATCTTTAAGGATGTGTGCGATCAGCTACTATTGCCACAATATGTGATAAATGCGCTGAGTCCTTATATGACAGCTGGTTTACTGCCTGCGATGGTGTTTTTATCTATGGCTATTTTGGCCTTTGCAACAGGCTCTAGCTGGGGGATCTTCGCCGTGACTATTCCTATTGTGATGCCATTGGCCGTTGCTGTAGATGCTAATATTCCTCTGGTGATAGGAGCGTTGTTGTCGGCATCATCATTTGGTAGTCAGGCGTGTTTCTACTCGGATTCTACGGTATTGGCAGCCCAAGGCTCAGATTGTAACTTAGTCAGTCACGCCATCACTCAGCTACCTTATGCGTTGATTGCGGCAGCGATTGCATTTGTTGGCTTCTTGATTATTGCATAA
- a CDS encoding GNAT family N-acetyltransferase produces MTYYAIEDASWPEILTLQNQAYHDVAPETVDILKSKWMRSPKSCFVFKQHRAVDAYLLAHPWYDEKPPSLFTLLPEQPPSSSLFLHDLVVSQAVSGQGIGALMIKRLVELATQMGYCRIRLVAVQNSVGFWLKLGFVPKPIKVCKSYGEDAQLMEMKV; encoded by the coding sequence ATGACTTATTACGCTATCGAAGATGCATCGTGGCCTGAGATCCTAACGCTACAAAATCAGGCGTATCATGATGTTGCGCCGGAAACTGTGGATATCCTAAAAAGTAAATGGATGCGCTCGCCAAAGAGTTGTTTTGTTTTTAAACAACATCGAGCCGTGGATGCCTATTTACTGGCGCACCCTTGGTACGATGAAAAGCCGCCGAGTCTGTTTACATTACTTCCTGAACAGCCGCCTAGTTCGTCGTTGTTTCTACATGACCTAGTTGTTTCACAAGCCGTATCTGGGCAGGGAATAGGTGCCTTGATGATTAAACGCTTAGTTGAGTTGGCGACCCAAATGGGGTACTGTCGCATTCGGCTCGTGGCTGTACAAAATAGCGTGGGGTTTTGGTTGAAACTAGGCTTTGTCCCAAAGCCAATTAAGGTATGCAAAAGTTATGGTGAAGATGCGCAGCTGATGGAAATGAAAGTGTAA
- a CDS encoding GFA family protein: MAVNFVGGCLCGQIRFTAIGVPRNPHTCSCKMCQRHSGALTVAWVEFASEEVSWDGPSGAPKVWRSSDYSTRAFCPECGSTLGAIDDAPVIALVLGVFDANSRKTLEPKSHSYISKRPKWWCIGCN, from the coding sequence ATGGCTGTCAATTTTGTTGGGGGATGTTTATGTGGGCAGATCCGTTTTACCGCGATTGGCGTCCCTCGTAACCCTCATACCTGCTCATGTAAAATGTGCCAACGGCACAGTGGTGCGTTAACTGTCGCTTGGGTAGAGTTCGCAAGTGAAGAGGTAAGCTGGGATGGGCCTAGCGGTGCTCCTAAAGTGTGGCGTTCATCGGATTATTCAACGCGCGCTTTTTGCCCTGAGTGTGGTAGCACATTAGGTGCAATAGATGACGCGCCTGTCATTGCATTGGTGCTCGGCGTTTTTGATGCCAATAGTCGTAAAACCCTAGAACCCAAATCCCATTCTTATATTTCAAAAAGGCCAAAATGGTGGTGTATAGGATGCAATTAG
- a CDS encoding DUF4265 domain-containing protein, which yields MNDVVTDKVRFTFKNHSQGCAEEFIVATAVSDNIYQIKGAPLFAFGVNYGDHVLVAPDTEGSLDVIEIVARSEYHSLRIRFTNELENAKNIELLQELTLSGVESEQLDDGCFALTVSPQREYESFIDILHYYQELGVLKYELAGEPHDNFDGNSA from the coding sequence ATGAATGATGTAGTCACTGATAAAGTACGGTTTACTTTTAAAAACCATTCCCAAGGATGTGCTGAAGAATTTATTGTTGCGACGGCAGTGAGCGATAATATTTATCAAATAAAAGGCGCTCCGCTTTTTGCTTTTGGTGTTAACTACGGCGACCACGTTTTGGTTGCACCAGATACCGAAGGTTCTTTAGACGTCATCGAGATTGTGGCTCGAAGTGAGTATCACTCTTTGCGGATCCGCTTTACAAACGAGTTAGAAAATGCCAAAAACATAGAGCTACTTCAAGAGCTTACTCTATCTGGCGTGGAGAGCGAGCAATTGGATGATGGGTGCTTTGCGTTGACGGTTTCACCGCAAAGAGAATACGAATCTTTTATCGATATCTTGCATTATTATCAGGAGCTTGGAGTATTGAAGTATGAACTTGCCGGCGAGCCCCACGATAACTTCGATGGTAACAGTGCGTAA